In Bacillus cereus ATCC 14579, a single window of DNA contains:
- the rpsG gene encoding 30S ribosomal protein S7, producing MPRKGPVAKRDVLPDPMYNSKLVTRLINKMMVDGKKGKSQTILYNAFDIVNERTGKEPMEVFEQALKNIMPVLEVRARRVGGANYQVPVEVRPERRTTLGLRWLVNYARLRGEKTMEERLANEILDAANNAGASVKKREDTHKMAEANKAFAHYRW from the coding sequence ATGCCTCGTAAAGGACCTGTTGCGAAACGTGACGTGTTACCAGATCCAATGTACAATTCGAAGCTAGTAACACGCCTTATCAACAAAATGATGGTTGACGGTAAAAAAGGTAAATCTCAAACAATTCTTTATAATGCGTTCGATATCGTAAACGAACGTACTGGTAAAGAGCCAATGGAAGTATTCGAGCAAGCTCTTAAGAACATCATGCCTGTTCTTGAAGTACGCGCTCGTCGTGTTGGTGGTGCTAACTACCAAGTTCCAGTTGAGGTTCGTCCAGAACGCCGTACAACTTTAGGTCTTCGTTGGTTAGTAAACTACGCTCGTCTTCGTGGTGAAAAAACTATGGAAGAGCGTCTTGCTAACGAAATCTTAGATGCAGCTAACAACGCTGGTGCATCTGTTAAGAAACGTGAAGACACTCATAAAATGGCAGAAGCTAACAAAGCATTTGCTCATTACCGTTGGTAG
- the rpsL gene encoding 30S ribosomal protein S12, whose translation MPTINQLVRNGRTDKVWKSKSPALNKGFNSLKKKSTDISAPQKRGVCTRVGTMTPKKPNSALRKYARVRLTNGIEVTAYIPGIGHNLQEHSVVLIRGGRVKDLPGVRYHIVRGALDTAGVDKRMQGRSKYGTKRPKPAKK comes from the coding sequence ATGCCTACTATTAACCAATTAGTGAGAAATGGTCGTACTGATAAAGTATGGAAATCTAAATCACCTGCGTTAAACAAAGGTTTTAACTCTTTAAAGAAAAAATCAACTGATATCTCTGCACCTCAAAAACGTGGTGTATGTACTCGTGTTGGTACAATGACTCCAAAGAAACCTAACTCAGCGTTACGTAAATACGCTCGTGTACGTTTAACAAACGGTATCGAGGTTACAGCTTACATCCCAGGTATCGGTCATAACCTACAAGAGCATAGCGTAGTATTAATTCGCGGTGGTCGTGTAAAGGATTTACCGGGGGTACGTTACCACATCGTTCGTGGTGCGCTTGACACAGCTGGTGTTGACAAACGTATGCAAGGACGTTCTAAATATGGTACTAAGAGACCAAAACCTGCTAAAAAATAA